One Phycisphaeraceae bacterium genomic window carries:
- a CDS encoding thioredoxin family protein has translation MSITETATAPRIVSRDEWLAERRALLAKEKAMTRQRDALAKERRALPWVLVEKDYRFETPQGERSLSDLFEGRSQLIVKHFMFGPGWKEGCVGCSFECDHIDGALLHILHHDVSFVAVSRAPLQEFLPFQRRMEWKFPWVSSAHSDFNFDYGVSFPPERVRDGKVEHNYETQDFVCEELSGFSVFAKGDDGRVYHTYSVFGRGAEEILGAYMFLDLTPKGRNERGPRFNLTDWVRHHDRYGAGGSVASTGRYVADDMKGACCEGRR, from the coding sequence ATGAGCATCACTGAAACCGCAACCGCCCCCCGGATCGTGTCCCGCGACGAATGGCTCGCGGAGCGCCGAGCGCTGCTCGCCAAGGAGAAGGCCATGACGCGTCAGCGTGATGCGCTGGCGAAGGAGCGGCGTGCGCTGCCCTGGGTGCTCGTCGAGAAGGACTATCGCTTTGAGACGCCGCAGGGGGAACGCTCGCTCTCCGATCTGTTCGAAGGGCGGAGCCAGCTCATCGTGAAGCACTTCATGTTCGGGCCCGGGTGGAAGGAAGGGTGCGTGGGCTGCTCGTTCGAGTGCGACCACATCGATGGGGCCCTGCTGCACATCCTGCACCACGATGTCTCGTTCGTCGCGGTGTCGCGTGCGCCGCTCCAGGAGTTCCTGCCCTTCCAGCGGCGCATGGAGTGGAAGTTCCCCTGGGTCTCATCGGCGCACAGTGACTTCAATTTCGACTACGGAGTGTCGTTCCCGCCCGAGCGTGTGCGCGACGGCAAGGTCGAGCACAACTACGAAACACAGGACTTCGTGTGCGAAGAACTCTCGGGATTCAGCGTGTTCGCGAAGGGAGACGACGGGCGGGTGTATCATACCTACTCGGTGTTCGGTCGCGGAGCGGAGGAAATTCTGGGCGCGTACATGTTCCTCGACCTGACGCCCAAGGGGCGCAACGAGCGCGGGCCGCGCTTCAACCTGACCGACTGGGTGCGCCACCACGACCGTTACGGCGCCGGGGGCAGCGTGGCGTCCACTGGGCGGTATGTCGCCGACGACATGAAGGGCGCGTGCTGCGAGGGTCGGCGGTGA